From a region of the Fibrobacter sp. genome:
- a CDS encoding PorT family protein: MSGNTFAQGVFEGTGEESASNCVGDGCGVEYPNQEQSNESYQDPAQDAIQDSTNVAVADSSVQDSSAADSTKNNVIDMDDEEDSRDYFVTESKNDYQARKEGFARKIQFGVRAGLGANTAFGKKSSGWKIGFDGNIGFSAALPVSRDFSVQAGIDYTYRRYNYEHDSDYGHNEALITEMLFEIPVMIRYAIVDDGFYLGLGGDIGLKMQGDSEFRQTIDTKDRHAKEKRSNTMPTEGVEIGAVADLQFVVNKHFIIDLRVVQNFSNLLATNLLAESSLKGSNIMTFHPSLGVSFML, encoded by the coding sequence TTGTCCGGGAACACCTTTGCCCAAGGCGTTTTTGAGGGCACCGGAGAAGAAAGCGCATCAAACTGCGTTGGCGATGGTTGTGGAGTAGAATATCCTAACCAAGAGCAATCCAACGAATCCTACCAGGATCCTGCACAAGATGCCATCCAGGATTCCACGAATGTTGCCGTAGCTGACTCCTCTGTACAAGACTCTTCCGCTGCCGATTCCACAAAAAATAACGTAATTGATATGGACGACGAAGAGGATTCACGAGATTATTTTGTAACTGAATCCAAAAACGACTACCAGGCCCGCAAAGAAGGCTTCGCTCGTAAAATCCAATTCGGCGTCCGCGCAGGCCTTGGCGCAAATACCGCCTTCGGAAAAAAATCCAGCGGTTGGAAAATCGGTTTCGACGGGAACATTGGTTTTTCTGCAGCGCTCCCTGTTTCTAGGGACTTTAGCGTCCAGGCAGGTATAGACTATACCTACAGGCGCTACAATTACGAACATGATTCGGACTACGGTCATAACGAAGCTCTTATCACCGAAATGCTCTTTGAAATTCCAGTCATGATCCGATACGCCATTGTTGACGACGGCTTCTATCTGGGGCTTGGTGGCGATATCGGTTTAAAGATGCAGGGGGATTCCGAATTCCGTCAGACCATCGACACCAAGGATCGTCACGCCAAGGAAAAACGCAGCAACACCATGCCCACGGAAGGTGTTGAAATCGGAGCTGTTGCAGACCTTCAGTTCGTTGTAAACAAGCACTTTATCATTGATCTTAGGGTCGTCCAGAATTTCTCCAACCTGCTGGCAACCAACCTTCTTGCAGAATCTTCCTTGAAAGGTTCCAACATTATGACTTTCCACCCGTCCCTGGGTGTGTCATTTATGCTCTAA